One region of Termitidicoccus mucosus genomic DNA includes:
- a CDS encoding GumC family protein, with product MARPDSSSETAALPEFFQVLRQRKFLILLVMALVVGTAAVVTALLPKWYLSTINIRVEKPEGKVVFENQANNYYDPYFLQDQFKVIQSPKILNPVIENLGLNRRIAALLGASAPYPTDVTYEYLTKKMLRVEMPRNTSLLEVNVFSRDAALAAAIANEIARAYSEDRIAFATAEQRAGLDQLRRELAGQERAVATQRDLVEKLRAQLNISGVNLVTPQGGDIEIETLRQMQNTLVALRVDAIGRRARYENFKKIPEADRANLVNSELITDTNIQNLLQAYLVADQNVTRLRSRLGEAHPELITATDNRAKIREQLDAQLRGYENGLEISCKEAEARVAELEKQLEEARARQITSSTDRMRPFEEAVRKLDDETRLLSTVKLVLRQREIDYQVPKRTIEILNTAEPARRAARPSWPLNLTFAFLFGAVLGVGAAVLIEFFDASFRGVADVERRLQRPVLGVIPASATARRPNEDSGDPADAEPFRVLQTNISLARKDAAPGRTLVMLSAGPGEGKSTTLLRLARAMGEAGARVLLIDSDLRRPTQHQLTGAAKEPGLADLLQGKATLDDVTRRSIAPNLDFIPCGSVGGFTLSLLYADRLKALLAGLGKSYDRIMFDAPPIIGVSDASVITSLVDDVLLLVQYRRNPQSMVVRAQQIIAGLHKEILGIVLNRVPKNAGDDYGYYTNNYAYYSSRDVRRRSRRHRSGRDRDDEADARETFTEPER from the coding sequence ATGGCCCGACCCGATTCCAGTTCCGAAACCGCCGCTTTGCCCGAGTTTTTCCAGGTTCTCCGCCAAAGAAAATTTCTCATTCTCTTGGTCATGGCGCTGGTGGTCGGCACCGCGGCGGTCGTCACCGCGCTGCTGCCGAAGTGGTATCTTTCGACCATCAACATCCGTGTCGAAAAACCCGAGGGCAAGGTGGTCTTCGAAAACCAGGCCAACAATTACTACGACCCCTACTTTTTGCAGGACCAGTTCAAGGTCATCCAGTCGCCGAAGATCCTCAACCCTGTCATCGAAAACCTCGGCCTGAACCGGAGGATCGCCGCTCTCCTCGGCGCGTCCGCGCCGTATCCCACCGACGTCACCTACGAGTATCTCACCAAGAAGATGCTCCGCGTCGAAATGCCGCGCAACACCTCGCTCCTCGAGGTGAACGTCTTCTCGCGGGACGCCGCGCTCGCGGCCGCCATCGCCAACGAGATCGCCCGCGCCTACTCCGAGGACCGCATCGCCTTCGCCACCGCCGAGCAGCGGGCCGGCCTCGATCAGCTTCGCAGGGAACTCGCCGGCCAGGAGCGCGCCGTCGCCACGCAGCGCGACCTCGTCGAAAAACTCCGCGCCCAGCTCAACATCTCCGGCGTGAACCTCGTCACCCCGCAGGGCGGCGACATCGAGATCGAGACGCTGCGCCAGATGCAGAACACGCTCGTCGCGCTCAGGGTCGACGCCATCGGGCGGCGGGCCCGCTATGAGAATTTCAAAAAAATCCCCGAAGCCGACCGTGCCAACCTCGTCAATTCCGAGCTCATCACCGACACCAACATCCAGAATCTTCTCCAGGCCTACCTCGTCGCCGACCAGAACGTCACGCGCCTCCGCTCCCGGCTGGGCGAGGCGCACCCGGAGCTCATCACCGCGACCGATAACCGCGCGAAAATCCGCGAACAGCTCGACGCCCAGCTCCGCGGCTACGAGAACGGGCTCGAAATTTCCTGCAAGGAAGCCGAGGCCCGCGTCGCCGAGCTCGAAAAACAACTCGAGGAGGCCCGCGCCCGGCAAATCACCTCCTCGACCGACCGCATGCGCCCGTTCGAGGAGGCCGTACGCAAGCTCGATGACGAGACCCGCCTGCTCTCCACCGTCAAGCTCGTCCTCCGCCAGCGCGAGATCGACTACCAGGTGCCCAAGCGCACCATCGAGATCCTCAACACCGCCGAGCCCGCCCGCCGCGCCGCGCGCCCGAGCTGGCCGCTCAACCTCACCTTCGCGTTTCTCTTCGGCGCCGTGCTGGGAGTCGGCGCCGCCGTGCTCATCGAGTTTTTCGACGCCAGCTTCCGCGGCGTCGCCGACGTCGAACGCCGCCTCCAGCGCCCCGTGCTCGGCGTCATTCCCGCCTCCGCCACCGCGAGGCGGCCCAACGAGGACAGCGGCGATCCCGCCGACGCGGAACCCTTCCGCGTGTTGCAGACCAACATCTCGCTCGCGCGCAAGGACGCCGCGCCCGGCCGCACGCTGGTCATGCTCTCCGCCGGTCCCGGCGAAGGCAAATCCACCACCCTCCTCCGCCTCGCCCGCGCGATGGGCGAGGCCGGCGCCCGCGTGCTCCTCATCGATTCCGATCTCCGCCGCCCCACGCAGCACCAGCTCACCGGGGCCGCGAAGGAGCCCGGCCTCGCCGACCTGCTGCAAGGCAAGGCGACGCTCGACGACGTCACGCGCCGCTCCATCGCGCCCAACCTCGATTTCATCCCCTGCGGCTCCGTCGGCGGCTTCACGCTCAGCCTGCTTTACGCCGACCGCCTGAAGGCGCTGCTCGCCGGGCTCGGGAAAAGCTACGACCGCATCATGTTCGACGCCCCGCCGATCATCGGGGTGAGCGACGCCTCCGTCATCACGAGCCTGGTGGACGACGTGCTCCTGCTCGTGCAATACCGCCGCAACCCGCAAAGCATGGTCGTCCGCGCGCAGCAGATCATCGCCGGCCTGCACAAGGAAATCCTCGGCATCGTGCTCAATCGCGTCCCCAAGAACGCGGGTGATGACTACGGCTACTACACCAACAACTATGCCTATTACAGTTCGCGCGACGTCCGCCGCCGCTCCCGCAGGCACCGTTCCGGCCGCGACCGCGACGACGAGGCCGACGCCCGCGAAACCTTCACCGAACCGGAACGATAA
- a CDS encoding DUF4202 domain-containing protein — protein sequence MDAYAHARQLIDQAHSADPARTGDGHPAELVYADNMERWLLRLAPGAPPLLRLGARCQHLERWSVPRSSYPEGRAAYLSWRKSLYKKQADRARELLLEAGVAAAEADEVAVWVSKTGLKVNASTQALEDAACLVFLEKEINAFATQHADYPREKFVDIIRKTWRKMTPAAQALALTINLSPEIGALVNEALAGQAPDPKPQIPRQSP from the coding sequence ATGGATGCCTACGCACATGCCCGCCAGCTCATCGACCAAGCCCACTCCGCCGACCCGGCGCGCACCGGCGACGGACATCCCGCCGAGCTTGTTTACGCGGACAACATGGAACGCTGGCTCCTCCGCCTCGCGCCCGGTGCCCCGCCTTTGCTCCGGCTCGGCGCGCGATGCCAGCATCTCGAACGCTGGTCGGTCCCGCGCTCCAGCTACCCCGAAGGCCGCGCCGCGTATCTTTCGTGGCGGAAGTCGCTCTACAAAAAACAAGCCGACCGCGCACGCGAACTGCTGCTCGAGGCCGGCGTGGCCGCCGCCGAAGCGGACGAGGTCGCGGTGTGGGTTTCCAAGACCGGGCTCAAGGTCAACGCCAGCACACAGGCGCTCGAGGACGCGGCCTGCCTCGTGTTTCTCGAAAAGGAAATCAACGCCTTCGCCACGCAACACGCCGATTACCCGCGCGAGAAATTTGTCGATATCATCCGCAAGACCTGGCGCAAAATGACGCCCGCCGCGCAGGCGCTCGCGCTGACGATCAACCTTTCCCCGGAAATCGGCGCACTGGTGAACGAGGCATTGGCCGGACAAGCCCCGGACCCCAAACCTCAAATTCCAAGACAATCCCCTTAG
- a CDS encoding nucleotidyltransferase family protein, with protein sequence MKPTLLVLAAGMGSRYGGLKQIDPVGPSGETLLDYSVFDAIRAGFGRVVFVIRRDFEALFRGKIGAKYSGRAQVDYAFQSPDDLPPGFAASPERVKPWGTGHAAWCAREIVREPFAVINADDFYGADAFRRLADFLRGARDDEAALVGFTLSRTLSESGAVSRGVCDVAPGGLLRGITEHTRIVPADVGPGKKFSGNETVSMNCWGFAPRIFEGLGSGFSEFLKISAALPSAEFYLPAAVSAMVAHGTLTVRALTADADWFGITHREDKPRVAAAIAALVKAGAYPAKLF encoded by the coding sequence ATGAAACCCACCCTTCTCGTCCTCGCCGCCGGCATGGGCTCGCGTTACGGCGGCCTCAAACAAATCGACCCGGTCGGGCCGTCCGGCGAAACGCTGCTCGACTACTCGGTGTTCGATGCGATCCGCGCCGGCTTTGGGCGCGTCGTGTTTGTGATTCGCCGCGACTTCGAGGCGTTGTTTCGCGGAAAAATCGGCGCGAAATATTCGGGCCGCGCGCAGGTCGATTATGCATTTCAGTCGCCGGACGACCTGCCGCCCGGCTTTGCCGCATCGCCGGAGCGCGTGAAACCGTGGGGCACGGGGCACGCCGCCTGGTGCGCGCGCGAAATCGTGCGGGAGCCGTTCGCGGTCATCAACGCCGACGATTTTTACGGGGCGGACGCGTTCCGCCGGCTCGCGGATTTTCTGCGCGGCGCGCGGGACGACGAGGCCGCGCTCGTGGGCTTCACGCTTTCGCGCACGCTGTCGGAAAGCGGCGCGGTCTCGCGCGGCGTGTGCGATGTCGCGCCGGGCGGTTTGCTGCGCGGCATCACCGAGCATACCCGCATCGTGCCGGCGGATGTCGGTCCCGGAAAAAAATTCAGTGGAAACGAGACGGTCTCGATGAACTGCTGGGGATTCGCGCCGCGGATTTTCGAGGGACTTGGCTCGGGGTTTTCGGAATTTCTCAAAATATCCGCCGCCTTGCCGTCGGCGGAGTTTTATCTGCCCGCGGCGGTCTCCGCAATGGTCGCACACGGCACGCTCACCGTGCGCGCGCTCACGGCCGACGCGGACTGGTTCGGCATCACCCACCGCGAAGACAAACCGCGCGTCGCCGCCGCCATCGCCGCGCTGGTAAAGGCGGGGGCGTATCCGGCGAAATTGTTTTAG
- a CDS encoding ABC transporter substrate-binding protein: MIQKHPRFPAFICALLLPALAFVFSGCGRKTADQTVLRVGYFPNITHAQGVIGSTLTAEKKEQAWFEQRLGPGVRVEWFAFNAGPTAMESMMVNSIDMTYVGPNPSLNAYMRTKGEDIRVVAGSANGGAALLIRPAANINKPADFAGKKLATPQFGNTQDIAARVWLGAQGFHVTQTGGDVSVIPTANPDQLALFQQGQIDAVWTVEPWVSRIEREAGGRVLVDESDAITTVLVASVRALKEKPELVARFTQAHRELTEWVNKNPAEAQALVQRGITETVKREIPLDLVKASWKRLHFTADASLPPFEKLVKQARELGFIKDNTPLDRFITAVPAPGAK; this comes from the coding sequence ATGATCCAAAAACACCCTCGCTTCCCCGCCTTCATCTGCGCGCTCCTGCTGCCCGCGCTCGCGTTTGTGTTCTCCGGCTGCGGCCGGAAAACCGCCGACCAGACCGTGCTGCGCGTCGGCTATTTCCCCAACATCACGCATGCGCAAGGCGTGATCGGCAGCACGCTCACCGCCGAGAAAAAGGAACAGGCGTGGTTCGAACAGCGCCTCGGCCCCGGCGTGCGCGTCGAGTGGTTTGCCTTCAACGCCGGCCCCACCGCGATGGAAAGCATGATGGTCAACTCCATCGACATGACCTACGTCGGCCCGAATCCCTCGCTCAACGCCTACATGCGCACCAAGGGCGAGGACATCCGCGTGGTCGCCGGCTCGGCCAACGGCGGCGCCGCGCTCCTCATCCGTCCCGCCGCGAACATCAACAAACCCGCCGACTTCGCCGGCAAGAAACTCGCCACGCCGCAATTCGGCAACACCCAGGACATCGCCGCGCGCGTGTGGCTCGGCGCGCAGGGCTTCCACGTCACGCAGACCGGCGGCGACGTCTCCGTCATCCCGACCGCCAATCCCGACCAGCTCGCGCTTTTCCAGCAAGGCCAGATCGACGCCGTCTGGACGGTGGAGCCGTGGGTCTCGCGCATCGAGCGCGAGGCGGGCGGCAGGGTGCTGGTGGACGAATCCGACGCGATCACCACGGTGCTCGTCGCCAGCGTGCGCGCGCTCAAGGAGAAGCCGGAATTGGTCGCGCGCTTCACCCAGGCGCATCGCGAACTCACCGAGTGGGTGAACAAAAACCCCGCCGAGGCACAGGCGCTTGTGCAGCGCGGCATCACCGAGACCGTGAAACGCGAAATCCCGCTCGACTTGGTGAAAGCGTCGTGGAAGCGCCTTCATTTCACCGCCGACGCATCCCTTCCGCCTTTCGAGAAACTCGTGAAGCAGGCGCGCGAGCTCGGTTTCATCAAAGACAACACGCCGCTCGACCGTTTCATCACCGCCGTTCCCGCGCCCGGCGCGAAATAA
- a CDS encoding Rrf2 family transcriptional regulator, translating into MNLSKRGEYGLRAMIDMAIAHELGRDLLQLSELAESEKIPVKFLEQILLALKQGGFLESVRGKYGGYRLARPAREIVAGQIVRHLDGPLAPIGCVSQTAYEKCSCPDETHCGLRMLMLDVRNAISNILDRYTLADVAGVALRKMRADNVNLPFVVSPHVTGARDGKPKTRRSDASKKPSPLTTPFETGLGEFLYREGI; encoded by the coding sequence ATGAACCTCTCCAAACGCGGCGAATATGGCCTTCGCGCCATGATTGACATGGCGATTGCCCACGAGCTGGGTCGCGATTTGCTGCAACTCAGCGAGCTCGCGGAGAGCGAGAAGATCCCCGTGAAATTCCTCGAGCAAATCCTCCTCGCGCTCAAGCAGGGCGGCTTCCTCGAAAGCGTGCGCGGGAAATACGGCGGCTACCGCCTTGCCCGCCCGGCCCGTGAAATCGTCGCCGGGCAGATCGTGCGCCACCTCGACGGCCCCCTCGCGCCCATCGGCTGCGTCAGCCAGACCGCCTACGAAAAATGCTCGTGCCCGGACGAGACCCATTGCGGCCTGCGCATGCTCATGCTCGATGTCCGCAACGCCATCAGCAACATCCTCGACCGCTACACCCTCGCCGACGTGGCCGGCGTGGCGCTCCGCAAGATGCGCGCCGACAACGTCAACCTCCCCTTCGTGGTCAGCCCGCACGTGACCGGCGCGCGCGACGGCAAGCCGAAAACCCGCCGCTCCGACGCCTCGAAAAAACCCTCGCCCCTCACCACGCCCTTCGAGACCGGCCTCGGCGAATTTCTCTACCGCGAAGGCATTTGA
- a CDS encoding MFS transporter gives MHRPDVAQHARTVGKQRPLSLGVIFLTLYIDLVGFSIIFPLGPDLLGHYLAIDGEGGLLGGLARQLAAAARFFGNDSHLPVVLFGGLVSSVFSVLQFVFAPFWGGLSDRRGRRGVLFFTVAGTAASYLLWVFSGSFWVFLLARVLGGAFGGNLSVATAAVADVTTREERSRAMGMVGAAFGLGLVTGPLIGALTARINLLDAWPGLAAWGVNPFSASALAAFALALVNFVWIGLRFRETLTDEARRQSAEPRLRNPLRAILSLDNAPVRGVNLVAFVYALAFVAMETTLVFLSAERFGYRPWDNGMLMGFLGLCSILTQGMIVRRLYKRLRETTVLAAGLACSTLGFLAVGYAPAPWVLYAGVGLLALGGGLVNPSTTGLISLYAGAAEQGRVLGIYRSLGSLARAVTPIAAGVIFFTLSAHRLYLLAALLAFCAWLLSRRLPQPEK, from the coding sequence GTGCATCGCCCAGACGTCGCCCAACACGCCCGAACTGTCGGCAAACAACGCCCGCTGTCACTCGGCGTCATCTTCCTGACGCTCTACATCGACTTGGTCGGGTTCTCCATCATTTTTCCGCTGGGACCCGATTTGCTCGGGCATTACCTTGCGATCGACGGCGAGGGCGGCCTCCTCGGCGGACTCGCGCGGCAACTCGCCGCCGCGGCGCGTTTTTTCGGCAATGACTCGCATCTGCCGGTCGTGCTGTTCGGCGGGCTGGTGAGCTCGGTGTTCTCGGTGCTCCAGTTCGTGTTTGCGCCGTTCTGGGGCGGGCTGTCCGACCGGCGCGGGCGGCGCGGGGTGCTGTTTTTCACCGTGGCGGGCACTGCGGCGAGCTACCTGCTCTGGGTCTTCAGCGGCTCGTTCTGGGTTTTCCTGCTGGCGCGCGTGCTGGGCGGGGCGTTTGGCGGCAATCTTTCCGTCGCCACCGCGGCGGTGGCCGACGTGACCACGCGCGAGGAGCGCTCGCGCGCGATGGGCATGGTGGGCGCGGCGTTCGGGCTCGGGCTGGTGACGGGGCCGCTCATCGGGGCGCTCACGGCGCGCATCAATCTGCTCGATGCGTGGCCGGGGCTCGCGGCGTGGGGCGTGAATCCGTTTTCCGCGTCGGCGCTGGCGGCGTTCGCGCTGGCGCTGGTGAACTTCGTGTGGATCGGGCTGCGTTTCCGGGAAACGCTCACGGACGAGGCGCGGCGGCAGTCGGCGGAGCCGCGGCTGCGCAATCCGCTGCGCGCAATCCTCTCGCTCGACAACGCGCCCGTGCGCGGCGTGAACCTGGTGGCGTTCGTGTATGCGCTGGCGTTTGTCGCGATGGAAACGACGCTGGTGTTCCTGAGCGCGGAGCGTTTCGGCTACCGTCCATGGGACAACGGCATGCTCATGGGTTTTCTCGGGCTGTGCTCGATCCTCACGCAGGGGATGATCGTGCGGCGGCTTTATAAACGGCTGCGCGAGACCACCGTGCTGGCGGCCGGGCTGGCATGCTCGACGCTCGGGTTTCTCGCGGTGGGCTATGCGCCCGCGCCGTGGGTGCTTTATGCGGGCGTGGGGTTGCTCGCGCTCGGCGGCGGCCTGGTCAATCCATCCACCACCGGGCTCATCTCGCTCTACGCGGGCGCGGCGGAGCAGGGGCGCGTGCTGGGCATCTACCGCTCGCTCGGCTCGCTGGCGCGCGCGGTCACGCCCATCGCGGCAGGCGTGATTTTTTTCACGCTGAGCGCGCACCGGCTTTACTTGCTGGCGGCATTGCTGGCATTTTGCGCGTGGCTGTTAAGCAGACGACTGCCGCAGCCGGAAAAATAA
- a CDS encoding aspartyl protease family protein, with amino-acid sequence MPRPRQNPPAAPAAPVRRPVFASRAAAGLLLAALVLAFSGCSNLTRLYKRESRPGQTKVRADVVEVKSQVIGSHFVVEAKGDKRGPWRFLIDTGSSVTLVSEEFYKANAMRDTRLSSSSVGVRSASGQVAYLQSGNVREIQLGNGGARFLNVPVLLYNCGELSAHLGVKIDGVLGFPLFRDTVFTLDYPRGRMTISPARREPPAQGRLIAFNNDQRTPIIPVQLGGETFAVLIDSGSDAPLMLNPVGLHPRFSVEPRPGAAVGTLTGDRNQVIGRLAGTLNLGGHQFEQPLADLTDQLSAIGGKILCHFRVTFMPARNQMLFYRDSDTPVTMGPLRSPGLSFSKTPAYWRVLGVVPGSPAEARGVRKGDLVSRINGEPVSNWSLQRFDAQVRHADEITFTFVRGSDEAPVIIPTFNLVP; translated from the coding sequence ATGCCACGCCCGCGCCAAAACCCTCCCGCCGCCCCGGCCGCCCCGGTCCGCCGCCCCGTGTTCGCGTCGCGCGCGGCGGCCGGCCTGCTGCTGGCGGCGCTGGTGCTCGCGTTTTCCGGCTGCTCGAATCTCACGCGGCTCTACAAGCGCGAATCGCGCCCCGGCCAGACCAAGGTGCGCGCGGACGTGGTCGAGGTGAAGTCGCAGGTCATCGGCTCGCACTTCGTGGTCGAGGCCAAGGGGGACAAGCGCGGCCCATGGCGCTTCCTCATCGACACCGGCTCGTCGGTCACGCTCGTGTCGGAGGAATTTTACAAGGCCAACGCGATGCGCGACACGCGGCTCTCCTCCTCGAGCGTCGGCGTGCGCTCGGCCAGCGGGCAGGTCGCGTATCTCCAGTCGGGCAACGTGCGCGAGATCCAGCTCGGCAACGGCGGCGCCCGCTTCCTGAACGTGCCCGTGCTGCTCTACAACTGCGGCGAGCTGTCCGCGCACCTCGGCGTGAAAATCGACGGCGTACTCGGTTTCCCGTTGTTTCGCGACACGGTGTTCACGCTCGATTACCCGCGCGGACGCATGACCATCTCGCCCGCCAGACGCGAGCCCCCGGCGCAAGGGCGGCTGATCGCCTTCAACAACGACCAGCGCACGCCCATCATCCCCGTGCAGCTCGGCGGCGAGACCTTCGCCGTGCTGATTGACTCCGGCAGCGACGCGCCGCTCATGCTCAACCCCGTGGGCCTGCATCCGCGCTTCTCGGTCGAGCCCCGTCCCGGCGCGGCCGTGGGCACGCTCACCGGCGACCGCAACCAAGTGATCGGCCGCCTCGCCGGCACGCTGAATCTCGGCGGCCACCAGTTTGAGCAGCCGCTCGCCGACCTCACCGACCAACTCTCGGCCATCGGCGGGAAAATCCTGTGCCACTTCCGCGTCACCTTCATGCCCGCGCGCAACCAGATGCTGTTTTACCGCGACTCCGACACCCCCGTCACGATGGGCCCGCTGCGCAGTCCGGGCCTGAGCTTTTCCAAGACGCCCGCCTACTGGCGCGTGCTCGGCGTCGTGCCCGGCTCGCCCGCCGAGGCGAGAGGGGTGAGAAAGGGCGACCTCGTGTCGCGCATCAACGGCGAACCGGTGTCCAACTGGTCGCTGCAACGCTTCGACGCACAGGTGCGCCACGCCGACGAGATCACCTTCACCTTCGTGCGCGGCAGCGACGAGGCGCCGGTCATCATCCCGACATTCAACTTGGTGCCGTGA
- the metF gene encoding methylenetetrahydrofolate reductase [NAD(P)H] encodes MIPDLPIADLFAQGRPLRSLEFFPPKDDAGVAGLRETATALRRIRPDFVSVTYGAGGGTRERTTQVSALLRGELGFTVMPHLTCVGHSRAELEGMADRIHAGGFRNIMALRGDPPRGATEFKPAPDGLRHANELVALLKARHPDFCLGVGGYPERHPEAPSMEADLDNLKRKVDAGAAFVTTQLFFDNNAYYRFVDRCRARGILVPVVPGIMPVLSLNQTQRFTQMCGVALPAVLTKRLEAAGDDAGTAEAVGIDWALAQIRDLLANGAPGYHVYILNRAKSALALAAGLAA; translated from the coding sequence ATGATTCCCGACCTGCCCATCGCTGATCTTTTTGCCCAAGGCCGGCCCCTGCGCTCGCTGGAATTTTTCCCGCCGAAGGATGACGCGGGCGTCGCCGGGCTGCGCGAAACGGCCACGGCATTGCGGCGCATCAGGCCGGATTTCGTGTCGGTCACCTACGGGGCGGGCGGCGGCACGCGCGAACGCACGACGCAGGTGTCGGCGTTGCTGCGCGGGGAACTCGGGTTCACCGTGATGCCGCACCTGACCTGCGTCGGGCATTCGCGCGCGGAACTGGAGGGGATGGCCGACCGCATCCACGCCGGAGGCTTCCGCAACATCATGGCGCTGCGCGGCGACCCGCCGCGCGGCGCGACGGAGTTCAAGCCCGCGCCCGACGGACTGCGCCACGCCAACGAACTGGTGGCGCTGCTCAAGGCGCGCCACCCGGACTTCTGCCTCGGCGTCGGCGGTTATCCCGAGCGTCATCCGGAAGCGCCGTCGATGGAGGCGGACCTGGACAACTTGAAACGCAAGGTGGACGCGGGCGCGGCGTTCGTGACCACGCAGTTGTTTTTCGACAACAACGCCTATTACCGCTTCGTGGACCGCTGCCGCGCGCGCGGCATTCTCGTGCCCGTGGTGCCGGGCATCATGCCCGTGCTTTCACTCAACCAGACGCAACGCTTCACGCAAATGTGCGGGGTCGCGCTGCCGGCGGTGCTGACGAAACGCCTGGAAGCCGCGGGTGACGACGCCGGCACGGCGGAGGCGGTGGGCATCGACTGGGCGCTGGCGCAAATCCGCGACCTGCTGGCCAACGGCGCGCCGGGCTATCACGTGTATATCCTGAACCGCGCCAAGTCCGCCCTCGCGCTCGCGGCCGGCCTGGCGGCGTGA
- a CDS encoding DUF58 domain-containing protein, whose product MSTDAALKNAELAAMREGALAAARYHLPFGRQVWRGRQGAWQGAGAGSSIDFQDHRDYIPGDDPRHIHWAAYARTGQLTMKLYRAEVSPLVDVMVDVSGSMTFTAAKAARLDALAAFCVASADRAGAPSRVHSVSGSMIRSVPAESARAGRIGRFSTAGRDAAARDAAGLPGPLPWRAGALKVFVSDLLFPGDPAPLLAGMSAGGGLALVFAPALESEAEAPGRGNMELTDCETGGTRRQRIDDALAARYRDAYARHFALWREAARRRDVLLVRVPCEGALVDALGGEPRANGAVELTG is encoded by the coding sequence TTGTCCACGGACGCCGCGCTGAAAAACGCGGAACTCGCCGCGATGCGCGAAGGAGCGCTCGCGGCGGCACGCTACCACCTGCCATTTGGCAGACAGGTGTGGCGCGGGCGGCAGGGCGCGTGGCAGGGCGCCGGCGCGGGCAGCTCGATCGATTTCCAGGATCACCGCGACTACATCCCGGGCGACGACCCGCGCCACATCCATTGGGCGGCCTACGCGCGCACCGGGCAGCTCACGATGAAGCTCTATCGCGCGGAGGTGTCGCCGCTGGTGGACGTGATGGTGGATGTGTCGGGCTCGATGACTTTCACGGCGGCAAAGGCGGCGCGGCTCGACGCGCTCGCGGCGTTTTGCGTGGCGAGCGCCGACCGCGCGGGCGCGCCGTCGCGCGTGCATTCGGTATCCGGAAGTATGATACGATCCGTGCCGGCGGAATCCGCCCGCGCGGGGCGGATCGGACGCTTTTCCACAGCAGGCAGGGACGCCGCCGCCCGTGACGCGGCGGGCTTGCCCGGCCCGCTGCCGTGGCGCGCGGGCGCGCTGAAGGTGTTCGTGTCGGACTTGTTGTTTCCGGGCGATCCGGCTCCGCTGCTTGCGGGCATGTCCGCGGGCGGGGGGCTGGCGCTGGTGTTCGCCCCCGCGCTGGAATCCGAGGCCGAGGCCCCCGGACGGGGCAACATGGAACTGACGGATTGCGAGACGGGCGGAACGCGGCGCCAGCGCATCGACGACGCGCTGGCCGCGCGTTATCGCGACGCCTACGCGCGGCATTTCGCACTCTGGCGCGAAGCGGCGCGCCGCCGCGATGTTCTGCTCGTGCGCGTGCCTTGCGAGGGTGCGCTGGTCGATGCGCTGGGCGGCGAGCCGCGGGCAAACGGCGCGGTGGAGCTGACGGGCTGA
- a CDS encoding ABC transporter ATP-binding protein, translated as MSNIATTTTAPLVEVRQLTRAFGAVRAVDGVSFTLEPGQVVGLIGANGAGKTTTMRILATLDLPDSGSVRIGGIDIVDHPNLVRRRIGWMPDHFTPYGDTTVFDYLDFFARAHGYRGVELERQVAEVMDFTDLAPLRDRPAPALSKGQMQRLCLGRTLLNDPEFLILDEPAAGLDPKARLEFKNLVRILRARGKTLLISSHILSELGEMCDTLVFMDAGRVVHHGDKESLRRRDDPGASVFDIVIHGAGGAEALAAWMLARPGWRLVEARRDGARAEFASPGPAAIAVELRRLAADLEVVEFRRQERRLEEAFVDMLRRKDGNGGVRPPAVPPPLPPQTPPAEEGGAS; from the coding sequence ATGAGCAACATCGCGACAACCACGACCGCCCCGCTCGTCGAGGTGCGGCAGCTCACGCGCGCGTTTGGCGCGGTGCGCGCGGTGGACGGCGTGTCGTTCACGCTGGAACCCGGGCAGGTGGTGGGCCTCATCGGCGCGAACGGCGCGGGCAAGACCACCACGATGCGCATCCTCGCCACGCTCGACCTGCCGGACTCCGGCAGCGTGCGCATCGGCGGCATCGACATCGTCGATCATCCGAACCTCGTGCGCCGCCGCATCGGCTGGATGCCGGACCACTTCACGCCCTACGGCGACACGACGGTGTTTGACTACCTCGACTTTTTCGCGCGCGCCCACGGCTATCGCGGCGTCGAACTGGAGCGGCAGGTGGCCGAGGTGATGGATTTCACCGATCTCGCGCCGTTGCGCGACCGCCCCGCCCCGGCGCTCTCGAAAGGGCAGATGCAACGCCTCTGCCTCGGGCGCACGCTGCTCAACGACCCGGAGTTTCTCATCCTCGACGAGCCCGCCGCCGGGCTCGACCCGAAGGCGCGCCTCGAGTTCAAGAACCTCGTGCGCATCCTGCGCGCGCGCGGCAAGACGCTGCTCATCAGCTCGCACATCCTGTCCGAGCTCGGCGAGATGTGCGACACGCTCGTGTTCATGGACGCGGGCCGCGTCGTGCACCACGGCGACAAGGAAAGCCTGCGGCGCCGCGACGACCCGGGCGCATCGGTATTCGATATCGTGATACACGGCGCGGGCGGCGCGGAAGCGCTGGCCGCGTGGATGCTGGCGCGCCCCGGCTGGAGGCTGGTCGAGGCGCGCCGCGACGGCGCGCGGGCGGAGTTTGCCTCGCCCGGGCCCGCGGCCATCGCGGTCGAGCTGCGCCGGCTCGCGGCGGACCTGGAGGTGGTGGAGTTCCGCCGCCAGGAGCGCAGGCTGGAGGAGGCGTTTGTGGACATGCTGCGCCGCAAGGACGGGAACGGCGGCGTTCGCCCGCCCGCCGTGCCGCCGCCGCTCCCGCCGCAAACGCCGCCGGCGGAGGAAGGAGGCGCGTCGTGA